One genomic window of Punica granatum isolate Tunisia-2019 chromosome 1, ASM765513v2, whole genome shotgun sequence includes the following:
- the LOC116194064 gene encoding AT-hook motif nuclear-localized protein 27-like produces MATGYDPGSSRYVHQLLRPPELHLQDLAVQQSDSKDDSPETDQKSSDADADADAANTTTSSGGGSAAAHPGRRSRGRPPGSKNKPKAPIVVARDNPNALRSHVLEVSSGEDIVESLSSYARRRGRGICVLNGKGTITNVSLRQSAAPGGSVVNLQGRFEILTLTGTVLPPPAPPNAGGLSIFLSGSQGQVVGGAVVGQLVASGPVVLMAASFSNAIFERLPLEEEEAEGPSIPVQQAASQSSGVTCGSGGGGGGSGNDGTAQQLNDGSRGAGAGGGGGVPFFHVGGDMGHFQFSSDMLAAGWGGSLPRPPF; encoded by the coding sequence ATGGCCACAGGGTATGATCCTGGGTCATCCCGTTACGTCCACCAGCTCCTTCGGCCGCCCGAACTTCACCTACAAGACCTAGCTGTGCAACAATCTGATTCCAAGGATGATTCACCTGAGACGGATCAAAAGTCATCCGATGCCGACGCCGATGCCGACGCGGCCAATACTACAACAAGCTCAGGTGGCGGCTCGGCGGCAGCCCACCCTGGCCGCCGCTCACGTGGCCGCCCTCCCGGATCGAAGAACAAGCCAAAGGCTCCAATCGTAGTGGCAAGGGACAACCCCAACGCTCTCCGGTCCCACGTGCTGGAGGTCAGCTCCGGGGAGGACATAGTCGAGAGCCTGTCTAGCTACGCCAGACGGAGAGGTAGAGGTATCTGCGTCCTGAACGGTAAGGGGACCATCACGAATGTTAGTCTCCGGCAATCGGCAGCTCCTGGGGGGAGCGTGGTGAACTTGCAGGGCAGGTTCGAGATACTTACCCTAACAGGGACGGTGCTCCCACCCCCTGCACCACCAAATGCCGGTGGACTCTCGATATTCCTGTCAGGCAGTCAGGGACAGGTGGTAGGGGGTGCTGTGGTCGGACAACTGGTGGCTTCGGGTCCGGTTGTTCTAATGGCTGCATCATTTTCGAATGCCATCTTTGAGAGGTTGCCattggaggaagaagaagcagagggACCGAGCATCCCAGTCCAGCAGGCGGCGTCTCAATCTTCTGGAGTTACCTGTGGTAGCGGTGGCGGTGGAGGTGGCAGTGGTAATGACGGCACAGCGCAGCAGCTAAACGATGGCAGCCGAGGAGCCGGTGCTGGTGGTGGAGGAGGTGTTCCGTTCTTCCATGTGGGAGGGGACATGGGACATTTCCAATTTTCAAGTGACATGTTAGCTGCTGGGTGGGGAGGAAGTCTCCCGAGGCCTCCATTTTAG
- the LOC116201652 gene encoding protein FAR1-RELATED SEQUENCE 5-like — MPAWCSTRMQVLLLRLFHECLVQAMVFEPLGTANEAMELEVVGPPALNLDRPPASSSSSEDFLDGPASSSFSGGLGLSCSDPSLDPHEGMEFDSEQAARVFYNSYARRLGFSIRASTYQRSKKDGSIICRQIVCHREGFRRRGKGNTKPKRQRADTRVGCKAQMMVKKHDTGRWVISRLVKEHNHELVPPDKVHCLRSHRHVSGPARSLIDTLQAAGMGASGVMSVLIRESGGINNVGFTKIDCQNYMSGSNWQKSLGKGLKTVFDYFQRMQEEDPGFFYAVEGDSELSGGNIFWADSNAIKNYTYFGDTVIFDSTYRTDRYRVPFAPFTGWNHHGQPVLFGCALILNESESSFIWLFESWAKAMSGHTPPSITTDHDRIIRAAVSHVFSGARHRFCTWTVLREVHERLSDAFCSHPTLEVEFQKCVNGTETVDEFEFCWDSLLKRYDLENNQWLQSMYDARQHWIPAYLRDTFFGEALVTQRSDCAINSYFDGYINASTSIHVLIEQYEKAVASRYEKELKSDQETLNVPPVLKTPSPMEKQASNIYTRNIFKKFQEELVDILAYPATLIKDSGSESTYRVEKFGEEDRPYSVKFDVLEKKALCSCQMFEFSGIICKHILAVFRVTNTLTLPSHYFLRRWTRHARSSPLLDEKALGMPCNSLHSAAARFENLCREAIKYVQEGAESVETYKVAREALHLAAEKVAAAKKNDLGLASNQKENEHPSQSCSTDQDKRIQQLTSELETANKICEAYRKKLLDMVKDMEEQKLKILVKVQSMKLNLRRLSGAKS; from the exons atgcctGCCTGGTGCTCCACACGTATGCAAGTTCTGCTTCTGCGTTTGTTCCATGAATGTTTAGTTCAGGCTATGGTTTTCGAGCCACTGGGCACTGCGAATGAGGCCATGGAGCTGGAGGTTGTCGGGCCTCCTGCCCTAAACTTAGACCGCCCACCTGCTAGTTCTAGTTCCAGCGAAGATTTCCTCGACGGCcccgcctcctcctccttctcggGGGGCCTTGGTCTTTCCTGTTCGGACCCAAGTCTCGACCCGCACGAAGGAATGGAGTTCGACTCCGAGCAGGCTGCTCGAGTCTTTTACAATTCGTATGCGCGTCGGTTGGGGTTCAGCATTAGGGCTAGTACATACCAGAGGTCGAAGAAAGACGGGTCTATCATATGCCGCCAGATCGTGTGCCACCGCGAAGGGTTCCGCCGACGGGGCAAAGGGAATACCAAGCCCAAGAGGCAGAGGGCTGACACTCGGGTCGGCTGTAAAGCTCAAATGATGGTGAAGAAACATGACACCGGGAGATGGGTAATCTCGAGGCTCGTCAAGGAACACAACCACGAGCTCGTTcctcctgataaggtgcattGCCTTCGGTCCCATAGGCATGTTTCCGGCCCCGCCAGGAGCTTGATTGACACCCTCCAGGCAGCCGGGATGGGAGCCAGTGGTGTGATGTCGGTTCTGATCAGGGAATCTGGTGGAATCAACAATGTGGGTTTTACCAAGATCGACTGCCAGAATTACATGAGTGGCAGTAATTGGCAGAAGAGCCTTGGGAAAGGGCTTAAAACCGTCTTTGACTACTTTCAGCGGATGCAGGAGGAAGACCCGGGCTTCTTTTATGCGGTCGAGGGAGATTCTGAGCTTTCAGGGGGAAATATCTTCTGGGCCGACAGTAATGCGATTAAGAACTATACCTATTTTGGAGATACAGTCATTTTCGACTCCACTTATCGGACGGACCGTTATCGGGTCCCATTCGCCCCATTTACTGGGTGGAACCACCATGGCCAACCTGTTTTATTTGGGTGTGCTTTGATCCTCAACGAATCGGAGTCATCTTTTATTTGGTTATTCGAGAGTTGGGCCAAAGCAATGTCGGGTCATACGCCCCCATCCATTACAACAGACCACGACCGGATCATCAGGGCAGCTGTGTCCCATGTGTTCTCAGGGGCCCGCCACCGGTTTTGCACATGGACAGTGTTAAGGGAAGTGCACGAGAGGCTATCTGATGCGTTTTGCTCTCATCCAACTTTAGAGGTGGAGTTCCAGAAGTGTGTTAACGGGACAGAGACCGTCGATGAGTTTGAGTTTTGCTGGGACTCCCTTCTTAAAAGGTACGATCTCGAGAACAACCAGTGGCTTCAGTCTATGTACGATGCACGACAGCATTGGATCCCTGCCTATCTCCGGGACACGTTCTTTGGGGAGGCCTTGGTTACTCAACGGAGCGATTGTGCAATAAACTCGTACTTTGATGGGTATATAAATGCTTCAACCAGTATTCATGTGCTAATCGAACAGTATGAAAAAGCGGTTGCTAGTAGATACGAGAAGGAATTAAAGTCTGACCAGGAGACCCTTAATGTCCCCCCTGTGCTAAAGACACCGTCTCCTATGGAAAAGCAGGCTTCAAACATCTATACAAGGAACATTTTCAAAAAGTTCCAAGAGGAACTAGTCGACATTTTAGCTTATCCAGCGACCCTGATTAAGGACAGTGGATCAGAATCCACATATCGGGTAGAGAAGTTTGGGGAAGAAGACAGACCATATTCTGTTAAGTTTGATGTATTAGAGAAGAAGGCTCTCTGTAGCTGTCAAATGTTTGAGTTTTCAGGTATTATCTGTAAGCATATCCTGGCGGTCTTCAGAGTGACAAATACTCTTACACTGCCATCTCACTATTTCTTGAGACGGTGGACGAGACATGCTAGAAGCAGTCCTTTGCTAGACGAAAAAGCACTTGGAATGCCTTGTAATTCTCTACATTCAGCAGCTGCTCGCTTCGAAAATTTATGCCGTGAAGCCATCAAATACGTGCAGGAAGGGGCAGAATCAGTTGAGACGTATAAGGTGGCAAGGGAAGCTCTCCACTTGGCGGCAGAAAAGGTAGCTGCTGCGAAGAAGAATGATTTGGGGCTCGCAAGCAACCAGAAGGAAAATGAACACCCTTCACAGTCTTGCTCTACC GATCAAGACAAGAGAATACAGCAGCTGACTTCTGAGCTGGAAACCGCAAATAAGATATGCGAAGcataccgaaaaaaattaCTCGACATGGTGAAAGACATGGAAGAGCAGAAGCTGAAGATACTGGTGAAGGTTCAGAGTATGAAACTCAATCTTAGAAGGTTGAGTGGAGCGAAATCATAA
- the LOC116201662 gene encoding pyrophosphate--fructose 6-phosphate 1-phosphotransferase subunit alpha produces MDSDYGIPRELSDLQKLRALYQPELPPCLQGTTVRVEYGDSTEAADPSGAHTIKRFFPHTYGQRLAHFLRATAKVPDAQIITEHPAMRVGIVFCGRQSPGGHNVIWGLHAALKIHNPKSVLLGFLGGSEGLFAQKTLKITDEILTTYKNQGGYDLLGRTKDQIRTTEQVNAALTACKDLKLDGLVIIGGVTSNTDAAQLAEIFAEAKCPTKVVGVPVTLNGDLKNQFVETDVGFDTICKVNSQLISNVCTDALSAEKYYYFIRLMGRRASHVALECTLQSHPNMVILGEEVAASKLTLFDLTKQICDAVQARAEQDKNHGVILLPEGLIESIPEVYALLKEIHGLLRQGVHADKISSQLSPWASALFEFLPPFIKKQLLLFPESDDSAQLSQIETEKLLAHLVEVEMNRRTKEGTYKGKKFNAICHFFGYQARGSLPSKFDCDYAYVLGHICYHILAAGLNGYMATVTNLKSPLNKWRCGAAPIAVMMTVKRWAQNPGAVTFGTPAIHPATVDLQGKAYELLRQNATKFLMDDIYRNPGPLQFDGPGADSKPVTLCVEDQDYMGRIKELQIYLDKVRTIVKPGCSQDVLKAALSIMSSVTDVLSVMSAPSSNGQTTL; encoded by the exons ATGGACTCCGACTACGGCATTCCTCGGGAGCTCTCCGACCTCCAGAAGCTCCGCGCCCTTTACCAGCCCGAACTCCCTCCCTGCCTCCAG GGAACAACAGTCAGGGTGGAATATGGTGATTCAACTGAAGCTGCCGACCCAAGCGGTGCTCACACCATCAAGAGATTTTTCCCGCACACTTACGGTCAGCGTTTGGCTCACTTCCTCAGGGCGACTGCCAAGGTCCCTGATGCTCAGATCATTACTGAGCACCCTGCTATGAG AGTGGGCATCGTCTTTTGTGGGAGACAATCTCCTGGTGGACACAATGTCATCTGGGGCCTTCACGCTGCTCTCAAGATCCACAACCCCAAAAGTGTTTTACTTGGATTCCTTG GTGGTTCGGAAGGTCTATTTGCACAGAAGACATTGAAGATCACAGATGAGATCCTCACTACCTATAAAAACCAAG GTGGTTATGATTTACTGGGTCGTACGAAGGATCAAATAAGAACAACAGAGCAAGTTAATGCTGCCCTAACTGCATGCAAGGACTTGAAATTGGATGGCCTTGTCATTATTGGAG GGGTCACGTCAAACACAGATGCAGCTCAGCTTGCAGAAATATTTGCTGAAGCAAAATGCCCTACTAAG GTGGTTGGTGTTCCAGTAACCCTTAACGGAGATCTTAAGAATCAGTTTGTGGAAACCGATGTTGGTTTTGACACTATCTGCAAG GTGAATTCCCAGCTTATCAGCAATGTCTGCACTGATGCTCTTTCTGCGGAGAAG TATTATTACTTCATACGGCTGATGGGTCGGAGGGCGTCACATGTGGCCCTTGAATGCACTCTCCAGTCTCATCCAAATATG GTGATTCTTGGGGAGGAAGTTGCTGCATCAAAGCTTACTCTCTTTGACCTGACGAAGCAGATATGTGATGCAGTCCAGGCCAGAGCTGAGCAAG ACAAAAACCATGGTGTCATCCTTTTGCCAGAAGGGCTGATTGAAAGCATTCCTGAAGtgtatgctcttctgaag GAAATTCATGGGTTGCTTAGGCAAGGTGTCCATGCAGATAAAATTTCATCTCAACTTTCGCCCTGGGCTTCTGCACTGTTTGAATTTCTGCCACCATTTATCAAGAAACAG CTACTTCTCTTCCCTGAGTCAGACGATTCTGCGCAGTTATCCCAG ATTGAGACAGAAAAGCTTTTAGCCCATCTTGTGGAGGTTGAAATGAACAGGCGAACT AAAGAGGGAACATACAAGGGGAAGAAATTCAATGCCATATGCCACTTCTTTGGATACCAGGCTCGAGGATCTTTACCATCAAAGTTCGATTGTGATTATGCCTAT GTCCTTGGGCACATCTGCTACCATATTTTGGCAGCTGGTCTGAATGGTTACATGGCCACCGTGACCAACCTGAAGAGCCCTCTGAACAAGTGGCGTTGTGGTGCCGCTCCTATTGCA GTTATGATGACGGTTAAGCGTTGGGCTCAGAATCCGGGGGCTGTAACTTTTGGAACACCTGCTATTCATCCTGCTACCGTCGATTTGCAAGGCAAAGCATATGA ACTGCTGAGGCAAAATGCGACAAAATTCTTGATGGATGATATTTACAGAAACCCAGGACCTCTCCAGTTCGATGGTCCTGGTGCTGATTCCAAGCCCGTAACTTTATGCGTGGAAGACCAGGACTACATGGGCCGTATTAAGGAACTGCAAATATACCTCGATAAG GTACGGACCATCGTAAAACCAGGTTGCTCACAGGACGTTCTGAAGGCAGCTCTGAGCATCATGTCTTCTGTCACCGATGTTCTCTCCGTGATGTCTGCCCCATCATCCAACGGCCAGACGACCCTCTGA
- the LOC116192892 gene encoding bZIP transcription factor 60-like, with product MDSPLIDDLISQFPLDDLFDELPDTAGPFLGDAAAASSPDSLSSWIDEIESFLMEDDAGDAAVESNTELSDSLLAELIAQSPENASGEVVDGSSDRDSDASADGGGQLQKEKVESEAGEEEDADDDPASKKRRRQLRNKDAAVRSRERKKMHVKDLEMKSKYLEGECRRMGRLLQCLVAENQALRLGLQNGSACGAIGTKQESAVLLLESLLLGSLLWFLGVMCLFTLPESPRLRVSLVNAGRRDLQTCAPRGPRNEESRHLLPASFVMSRRCKASRSKMKPGIHVPRVLAC from the exons ATGGATTCACCGCTTATAGACGACTTGATCTCCCAATTCCCTCTCGACGACCTGTTCGACGAATTACCTGACACTGCCGGCCCCTTCCTTGGGGATGCCGCCGCTGCATCGTCACCGGACTCTCTTTCCTCGTGGATTGATGAGATCGAGAGCTTCCTAATGGAGGATGACGCCGGGGATGCTGCTGTCGAGTCGAACACGGAGCTCTCCGACAGCTTGCTGGCGGAATTGATCGCTCAATCCCCCGAGAATGCTTCCGGAGAGGTGGTTGATGGCTCGAGCGACAGAGATTCTGATGCCTCCGCTGACGGAGGTGGTCAGCTTCAGAAGGAGAAGGTCGAAAGTGAAGCTGGTGAGGAAGAGGACGCCGATGATGACCCTGCCTCTAAGAAGCGGAGAAg GCAGCTGAGAAACAAAGATGCAGCTGTGAGGTCGagggagagaaagaaaatgcatgTGAAAGATCTGGAGATGAAGAGCAAGTACTTGGAAGGGGAATGCAGGAGGATGGGGCGGTTGCTCCAGTGCCTCGTGGCTGAGAATCAAGCTCTTCGACTCGGTTTGCAGAATGGCAGTGCATGTGGTGCTATCGGTACCAAGCAGGAGTCTGCTGTGCTCTTGTTGG AATCCCTGCTGTTGGGTTCCCTGCTTTGGTTCCTGGGCGTCATGTGCCTATTCACCCTGCCAGAGTCGCCCCGGTTGAGGGTGTCGCTGGTAAACGCCGGAAGGAGAGATCTGCAAACTTGCGCTCCAAGAGGGCCAAGAAATGAGGAATCCCGGCATCTGTTACCAGCGTCTTTTGTCATGAGTAGGAGATGCAAAGCCTCGAGGTCGAAGATGAAGCCAGGTATTCATGTCCCTCGAGTTTTGGCATGTTAG
- the LOC116210821 gene encoding splicing factor U2af small subunit A-like, translated as MAEHLASIFGTEKDRVNCPFYFKIGACRHGDRCSRLHNRPTISPTLLLSNMYQRPDMITPGVDAQGQPIDPRKIQEHFEDFYEDIFEELSKFGEIESLNVCDNLADHMIGNVYVQFKEEDQAAAALQALQGRFYSGRPIIADFSPVTDFREATCRQFEENNCNRGGYCNFMHVKMIGRELRRRLFGRYRGYRVGRSRSRSGSPRGYRRDFDRRERDRDRDYYRGGHGGRSSRERHEKDRKRRSRTRSRSPIREGSEERRARIEQWNREREEKQQ; from the coding sequence ATGGCGGAGCACTTAGCATCGATCTTCGGGACGGAGAAGGACCGGGTGAACTGTCCGTTCTACTTCAAGATCGGCGCCTGCCGCCACGGCGACCGATGCTCCCGCCTCCACAACCGGCCCACCATCTCCCCGACCCTCCTGCTGTCCAACATGTACCAGCGCCCCGATATGATCACCCCGGGGGTGGACGCCCAGGGCCAGCCGATCGACCCTAGGAAGATCCAGGAGCACTTTGAGGACTTCTACGAGGACATCTTCGAGGAGCTCAGCAAGTTCGGGGAGATCGAGTCCCTCAACGTCTGCGATAACCTGGCCGACCACATGATAGGCAACGTGTACGTCCAGTTCAAGGAGGAGGACCAGGCGGCAGCAGCCCTTCAGGCCCTCCAAGGACGGTTCTATTCGGGCCGCCCGATCATCGCCGATTTTTCCCCGGTGACCGACTTTCGTGAAGCTACGTGCCGGCAGTTTGAGGAGAATAACTGTAACCGAGGTGGGTATTGTAATTTCATGCACGTGAAGATGATAGGGAGGGAGCTGAGGAGGCGGCTGTTCGGGAGGTACAGGGGTTACAGGGTTGGAAGGAGCCGGAGCAGGAGCGGGAGCCCGAGGGGTTACAGGAGAGACTTCGATAGACGGGAAAGGGATAGGGACAGGGACTACTATCGAGGCGGACATGGTGGGAGGAGTAGTCGGGAGAGGCACGAGAAGGATAGGAAGAGGAGGAGCCGGACCCGGAGCAGGAGTCCCATTAGGGAAGGCAGCGAGGAGCGGAGGGCGAGGATTGAGCAGTGGAACCGAGAGAGGGAGGAGAAGCAGCAGTAA
- the LOC116187410 gene encoding mitotic spindle checkpoint protein BUBR1, whose product MEEAKVQGILDPETEFLASKRQTGNEWELFKENVRPLKRGRKVDALNEGLKSQSDNHLRKSLNEKRRQLIKAIDDYEGDDPLQPWLECIKWVQEAFPPGGDCSGLVVIYEQCVRTFWHSDQYKDDLRYLKVWLEYAEHCMDAEVIYDFLDANEIGKSHAIYYISYALHVESKHKVKAANEILNRGISRNAQPIKKLEDVYRKFLARSMRAPLVQDEEKVESHLPERSFGTILAKGENARRMAESSNMAKRKQNADRAPFAIYKDANADISLAHQPDILKKGLNTWQNLGSRAERNKENNALPSRWTSLKIPQRPGQLIGTTTTAPIIEVFVDEECAETGKVREKSSNVQLRQVDGKELKKETELLRENPLRNFPASRPPR is encoded by the exons ATGGAGGAAGCTAAGGTACAGGGCATATTGGACCCGGAAACGGAGTTCTTAGCTTCGAAGCGTCAAACCGGGAACGAGTGGGAGCTATTCAAGGAGAACGTGAGGCCACTCAAAAGAGGCCGCAAAGTGGATGCCCTGAACGAAGGCCTAAAATCACAGTCCGACAACCATCTTCGAAAATCCCTCAACGAGAAGCGAAG GCAGTTGATCAAGGCAATTGACGATTACGAAGGGGATGATCCATTGCAGCCATGGCTAGA GTGTATTAAGTGGGTCCAAGAGGCGTTCCCACCGGGCGGGGACTGCTCGGGTCTGGTTGTCATATATGAGCAATGTGTACGCACCTTTTGGCATTCTGACCAGTACAAAGATGACCTTCGTTACCTCAAAGTGTGGCTCGAATAT GCTGAGCATTGTATGGATGCAGAAGTCATATACGATTTTCTAGATGCCAACGAGATCGGGAAATCACATGCCATTTACTACATATCTTATGCTTTGCACGTGGAATCAAAGCACAAGGTCAAAGCTGCAAATGAAATTCTGAATCGTGGGATATCTAG GAATGCTCAACCAATCAAGAAGTTGGAGGATGTTTATAGAAAGTTTCTTGCACGTTCAATGAGGGCACCGTTAGTCCAAGAt gaGGAAAAGGTCGAGAGTCACTTACCAGAACGGAGCTTTGGAACAATTCTTGCAAAAGGAGAAAACG CAAGGCGGATGGCGGAGAGCTCTAATATGGCCAAGAGGAAACAGAATGCAGATAG GGCTCCATTTGCTATTTACAAGGACGCAAACGCTGATATCAGCTTAGCCCATCAGCCCGATATACTGAAGAAGGGACTGAATACTTGGCAGAATCTTGGTAGTCGGGCCGAAAGAAACAAGGAAAATAATGCACTGCCTTCAAGATGGACATCACTTAAG ATTCCACAGAGGCCTGGGCAGCTAATTGGAACTACAACCACTGCCCCCATCATCGAGGTCTTTGTTGATGAAGAATGTGCAGA gaCTGGTAAAGTTCGAGAAAAATCTTCGAATGTGCAGCTCAGGCAGGTGGATGGCAAGGAGCTCAAGAA GGAGACGGAACTACTGAGAGAAAATCCGCTACGCAACTTCCCTGCAAGCAGGCCTCCAAGGTGA